A stretch of DNA from Ricinus communis isolate WT05 ecotype wild-type chromosome 4, ASM1957865v1, whole genome shotgun sequence:
ACCATTGTTGTTGAGGAGTAATGATGCGTTGGTCCAACAAATATTTTAGGCTGTAATGATCAGTACGAACAATAAAAGGGTGTCCCCATAAATAAGTCTCCAATGTTGGATTGCTTTCACTAACCCAACCAATTCTTTCTTAAATGCAAGTAAGTGTTGATATCTGACAGCCAAGGTGCGGCTGAAATAAGCAAGTGGCCTGCAATTTTGTTGCAAGAAGCCCCCAACCCCTAATCTGAGGCATCACATTCCAGCACAAATGGAATAGAGAAATCTAGTAAAGCAAGCATTAGGGTGGTAATCACTGCAATCTTTACTTTTCAAAAGCTAAGGATGCTTTATTTGACCATTTAAAGGAGTTTTCTCGAAGCATGGAAGTTAATGGAGCTGCAATACTGCTGTAATCCTTGACGAACTTACGGTAATAACCCGTTAACCCAAGAAATCCATGCAACCCTTTCACAGTGGTTGGTTTTGGCCATTGTAGCATCGCGTCAATTTTACTTTGATCTACTGATACCCCTTCACCTGATATGACATGGCCAAGATAAGCAACTTTAGATTCAGCAATAAGACACTTGGAGCGCTTCAGGAAAAGTTTATGCTGCCGTATAAGAGAAAAGATTATATGAAGATGGACTATATGTTCTGCCCAAGTTCGGTTGTAGATTAGAATATCATCGAAAAAGACTAACACAAACTTGCGTAGATATGACCGGAACACCTTATTCATCAATGCTTGAAAGGTAGAAGGTGCGTTAGTCAATCCAAATGGCATCATTAAGAATTTGAGATGCCCATGATGAGTTTGGATTGCTGTTTTGGCAATATCATCCACACACATTCTTATTTGATGGTAACCTAAACGTAAGTCcaatttagtaaaatattttgcaCCATGTAATTCCTTTAGCAACTCATCAATGACTGGAATgggaaatttttctttgattgtcTTGGCATTTATAGCTCTATAATCTACACAAAACACCAGCTATTATATGATTTCTTAACAAGAAGTACAGGGGAAGAAAATGGTGACTGACTGGGCTGCATGATTCCTTTTGCTAACATCTCACACCGCCGTGCAATCTCCTCTTTTTGAACATGCGTGTAACAGTAAGGTCGGACAACTATAGGATCTAACCCACTCTCTAACACGATCTTATGATTAGATTTGCATTGAGGTGGTAATCCCATAGGTTCCTCAAAGAGATCTTTAAATCTGCCAATAGTGGTTGAGTTTCCAATTCCTTGTCAACTTTAACCATAGTAGTTTGATGAAAAGCATGACTCTTAAATTCCCTTGTTCCCCTCAACTCTAGAGTTCTCCCACATTTATTAAATCTCATCCACAGTTGTAAAATCCCAATGGATGGGTCCTAGAATTTTTAACCAATTAACTCCAATTACTGCCCCAAAACAGCCCAATggcaacaaaaataaattcaatttaaatacCTGATTACCCAAATTCAAGGAAACATTTTTGCACAGCCCTGGATTTCGTAGTCTTTCACCATTTACCACTATAACACGtaactcttttattttgattggGAACTGTAACTTTCTCGCTAACAAGGAATCAATGAAACTATGCGTACTCCCTAAATACACTAGAACTAAAAGAGGATGGTCATTAATGGATCCTTGCACCTgcattatttgaaaattttgaaccCCTGTAATTGCATCAATAAAGATTTCTGGTGTATGATCCTCCTTCATTCCATCTTCTTGCTCCCCCTCCATCTCTTCTATCCCTTCAAGCCAAAATAATCATTTACATTGATGGCTTGGCACATAAACTTCATCACAATTATAACAAAGCCCTTCGCTCGCCGTTCCTCCATCTCTGCTCAATTCAAACGTTTGACAAATGGTGGTTTTGGGGAATTTGTTACCACAGTTTGCTTAGCACTTGAATTCTCTGACTTGCGCCAATTCCTTCGCACAGTCCCTTTGCACGCCCTGTCTTCCTCGTACATAATGTCATGGGCTTGGTCTTTTCTACCAACGAACCGAGCGGCACTAGCTAGTTTCTCCCTGCAGACAAGTAAGCTAGTCAGTCTTGCTCTTCGAATGCTAGGCAAAATGCTAGCTAGGATGgcaagaagaacaaaagagaGCTAAAGACAACTTGGAAGCTTTTGTAAAGAGAGCTTTCTTACTCTTTTACTTGATTATGCTTGATTTCTACTTGATGATTACAAATGAATTCTCTAAGCTATATATAGGCCTCCACCTCCTCAATGGACGGTGAGGATACATTTGATCTGATGGCTAAGATTAAGTATCTAGAATTTCTACACACTTCCATACTTATCTACACATTATACAAGCTTCTAAATTATTCTAGAATGTTCCAGATGCTTCAAGATGCTTCCAGATGATTCTAGATgattctagaatgttctagaatCCTCCCTTGCTTTGTAGCGAACTCTGGAGGCTTCTTGGGCCTCTGAACCTTCGTGCGAGAAGGGGAAATTTGCGGGCTGTGACATTCTCCCCCACTCATTCTGGCGACGCCCTCGTCGCGTCCCCGTTGTATGCCTCGATTAAGTCCTTGAAGTTCCTTGGCAAATCTTCGGCTTTGATGGGGAAAGAGCTTTACCATCACTAAGCCTCCCTCCTGAAACACTGAGTGCCTCCTCTTTCCATCCGCCCACTTCTTTATTCTCTTGGCGGTCTTGGTTAGATGAGCACATGCCCTGTCGGCTTTCTCATGCCATCCTTTGGACTTCGGTAATGGCTTTAACAAACCGGCGGGCTTGTTTTGTTCCACCTTGTCTTGATCCAACGAAAGAAAGTTAGCGCTAGTGATGGAAGCTAACTCTGCCTTTCTACTTGGCGCATCGGCCACTAAGTTTGCCTTTCCAGGGCTTGTACTCGTTCGCAAAATCGGACTCCGCAAGGAATGATTGCCATCTTACTTGCTTCAAAGTCTGTTTCTTTTGCTCGAGTATCGGTGGTTCACATAAAGCCTTGGACGACCTAGTGTGGCCAGCATCTAACAACTCTTTTAGTTGCCTCCGTAACTCTTCGAACTCAGGGGGTGTCATGCTATAAAGGACTGCTGTAAGCGGCCTTGTACCTTCTACCAGCTCCATTTTCTGATCCACCTCTCTTCGGTGAGAGCTTTTTCGGTAACTCCGCAGGCATTACGTCTCCAGACTCTTCTAGGACCCCTGTTATCTCCTTTGGCACTTCATCTTGCGGCAAGATTGCCACTTCTTCCTTTAGTGCCGCAAGGAATGTGGGCTGAGTCTTCTCTACCCCCTTGAATAGTTGCATGGCCGAGATCTTCATGGCTTTTACCTTGGCTTCTCATTTCAACGGTACCATGCAAGTATTTCCTTGCTCCAAGATACACATGGTGTTGGTAAAGGGAAGTGGGAATGCATTCACTTTGTCCAGGAATTCTATGTCAAGCACCATTTTATAATCATCCATCGTAATAATGGAAAAGTCCAAGAGGCCAGACCACTCACTGAGGCTTACTTTGACGTCTCGCACAAATCCACGTGTCGCACTCGGTGTCGAGTTGATAGCCTTGAGCCACCCTTGCTCCTTCGTATATTTGATGTTAAGTCTTTCGGCTTCTTTTGCCTCGAGGAAGTTGTTGTTAGCTCCGGTATCTAATAATGCTTCTACTGTGCAGCCTCCAACCTTCACCTCGACGAACAATCGACCCTTGGCACTGAGGAGTTGTAGCGATCCCATCTTGGACTCCTCTTGCACTCGTTGGTGTTCTTCCCTTTCTTCGACCAACACAGAGAGCTTGCTCTTCGTAGGGCATTCTCTTGCCTTATGCGGTCCATCGCAGAAGAAACACTTGAGACGTTGCCTCTCTCCACCTTTGTCATCTTTGTTGCCATGGATGCCTTCCTCACTGGGCTTGTCAAACTTGTAGAAGCCTTCCTTTTTATGGTGACGCTCTCCCCCACTCTTTCCGTTGCCGTTCCTTTCTTGGTCGGGCTTGTGCCTCTCTTGCCTCCTGATCTCTATCAAGGATTCGGCCACGGCAACGACAGTGTTGAGATCTTGGACACCACGGCGCTCCAACTCTAACCTTGTCCAAATCTTCAATCCATCTGTGAACGTAAACAAGGCTTCTTCATCGGTATAATTGGGAATCTCAAAGAGTGTTGGTGAATTCTTTAACATACTCCTTGATGCTTCCCATATGTGAGAGTCGCCGCAACTTGGCCCTTGCATCTCTAATAGCATTCTCGGGGTAGAACTGCTTTTGCATATCATCTTTGAACTCTACCCACAAGTTGATGGTGCATGTCCTTTTTTCTATGTCGTCACTCCTCCTCTACCACAACATTGCGGTATCTTCTAGGAAGAGTGCAGCAGCGTCAACCTTCTTGGCTTCTTCTACTAAGCCAAGTGCCTTGAAGTATCGCTCTAAGCTCCATAGGAAGTTATCAATTTCCTTCGCGTTCCTTAGCCTCTATAAGCTTTAGGCTTCGAAACATCTATCTTCGATGGAGTAGAGACTACCATAAGCATGCTTCCACTTCCCTGGATAGCTGCCTTCTTGCAGAGGATAAGCTCTTCCTCGGTTGCCAACAACCTAGCAACCATACCATCCAGCGTTTCCCTCAACGTCACAACCTCGGCAAGGAGAGCTTTCTCTATGGTCTTGGCTTGTTCTTAACACTTGGACATGCCCTCGTTTAAGGCAGCTTGCATCCCTTCTTGAAGCTCTTCTCTCCCATTCTCGAGCTCCTCGATGTGTTGCTCTAAGTCCCTGAACCTATCGTGTCCCTCAGCCACAATTAGCTCTATCTTGGCTAGCCTGGCATCCATGTCAGACACAACGTCCCTCGACCTTCCTCTCTCCTTCTTCGGTGCCTTGGACGCTTCCGGTTGGTCCTTCATAACCTCACTCTAGGGTTGCCTTACCTCCTCGGTAACTCTGGTAGCCTCACATGCTCCCGATGTCTTTGCCATTTCACTTCTTCAAGGATTGTGCTAAccttgctctgataccaactgtcACGGGCTTGGTCTTTTCTACCAACGAGCCATGCAGCACTAGCTACTTTCTCCCCGCGGACAAGTAAGCTAGTCAGACTTACTCTTCGAATGCTAGGCAAAATGTTAGCTATGATGGCAAGAACAAAAGGGAGCTAAAGACAACTTGGAGAGTTTTTGTAAAGAGAGCTTTCTTACTCTTTTACTTGATTATGCTTAATTTCTACTTGATGATTACAAATGAATTCTCTAAGCTATATATAGGCCTCCACTTTCTCAATGGACGGTAAGGATACATTTGATCTGATGGCTAAAATTAAGTATCTAGAATGTTCTACATACTTCCATACTTGTCTACACATTATACAAGCTTCTAGATTATTCTAGAATGTTCCATATGCTTCAAGATGATTCTAGAGTGTTCTAGAATTCTCCCTTGTTTTGTAACGAACTCTGGAGGCTTCTTGGGCCTCTGAACCTTTGTGCGAGAAGGGGAAATTTGCGGGCTGTGACAATAGTCATGAAAGCTTTAATTTGTTGCCTTAAACTTTGAGGCTCTCTTATAACTACCTGCTCTGATACTAGGTTGTTACGGCCCTGCACCTTGGATTGAGTTATGGGTCCAAGTAAAGAGAAATCACAATCTGGACTGAGGACCTCTTTctgtttatttgtttttcttcctTTGTGACCTATGATTGAGAACAAACAAGGGCTCCTTAGAGAGAACCCTGTGATCTCTTCAACATATATTTTGGTGGAAATCAAAATTACCCCTTAttgatttcctttttttctttaaatatttacatgACAACTGATAATGAAAACTACCCACTACCACTACTTAGATAACTACCTCCATGTGCACAGTACATGAAGATTTACAACTTCCACTATGAAAACTAACAAAGTTATAAACTATGATAGACAGAAATACaaataacaagaaataaaCTAACAAACTAGTAGCTATGTCTTTTAAGTATTCAAGCTAGTTCGCTTCTTGGGCCCATGATGATAATGCTTATAGACACTTGTATTGCAGCTGAATTATCACACTTGGTTTGCTGGTTCACAACACTACTCCTTTCTAATTTTTGTCTaaactttcttttccttatatTCTCTCTCAATTTGTTAGAGATGATTTTCATTAGATGCAGCAAATCATGAAGCTCGCTTTAATTTCTGTCCTGTAATTTAGGCAGGCTAATGGTAAGGTCATAACCTTCCTTAAGATTCCTAAAGGAACACTATAGCACTAAAGGATTGGGATTTTCTTCAAGCAATCTCAGGTTTGAATCCTGCTGAATGGCATGGGGTTGGGAGGGAGGGAAAATGAGAGCTGCTCCCTATTTTGTAGCTCATTTGAcacagagaaagagagaaatgtGTGTTAAGAGATGAAGAGGACATAGGTAGGTGGCATTAATAGGAGTGGCTTTTGGAAATTAGGATTGTCAATGCTGTAAAGGAATTAGAGGTGTCTTCCACAGTCCTTCCTTACAATCTTAGCCAAGACAAGTAAAGCTAACGAAGGTGAAAGCAAGTTATTTGACGTCTTTAGTTTTAAAGTCAAAAGTAATTTGGCAGGAATCTATTTGAACCATGAGCTAGTTAATTCACTTCCAGCaatccaaaattcttttgatcAAGAGTCTTATTCTAAGCATACTTTAATGTGATTTTGGTGATGTCCAAGTTGGAAACAGTGATAGTGTTAGAACTTTTACATGTTCAGTTGTGGTGGTTCTGTTCATCATTCTAGTATGAATTTGTGTTGCATTTTTGGCTGCTAAACGCTGTTGGCTAGGCTTTGTTCTTTAacaccattttttttctttggcaGGAAGTTTCTATAGCAAGAGAAACTGCAACATTGCAGGGTGATTAGTGGTAACCACAACTTCAGTAACTTGCAAAATTTGGCATGCATGTAGATTAATGTTCAAGCTGTAgtataaaaattcttaatgtCTTGCATTATTTTGAAGTGTAATAGGAtcaatatgtatttatttttcactaATAGGAGAGCATATAGCATAAAACACTTCATtaactttttgttttatttcagTCAGAATTGCAATATATATCTACAAATCTATGATAAAATAGGTGGGATATGGTTGCAAATATCCCACCTATATTATCATAGATGTATACATATGTATTGCAATTCTGATTGAAAGTGATATATAATGTTgtaaaatattgattatttataaaagtttttattatttttataacgcatattaaaaatattttatgattcacatcaatatttatttataggcataatatttattagtttttcaatggatatttgttattaatgaaaatcatatctactaattcattcaaatgaacatatataatataaatataatataaaaataaaaaaatattaaacaaaaattatatataaatatttatattgtggtacatatatttttttaataaaattaagttaataaatattttacgtTTAAACAATGAACATTCAGGACATATTTAATGAACATAAGttaataaacatttaatacaaaattaaataacataagataataaatatttaatataaaattaattaacataaattattttttcaaaaaaagaaaaatttgagtTCATAAAACCAAATAGACAagaaactattttataatttgccGTGATATTGACCTACCACTTTTACCTTCTACTCTTAGAAATACTAGATGgcaattaaaatcttaattcttatcattataaaatttttctttttttctttttctttttccagaTTTTTTGGTGaataacctttttttttttttcaatttcttaacaTTTAACTTTAACTTTAGTGATGGTAATCTTCGgcctttcatttttattagttactaataatttatatatatctatagtgaattaaaaaattattaaatattaaatatgttgatctttaagtttataattaatatatttgatgtattaaagaattattaaacatttgaagtattaattattaaatattataaacttaatatttcaaaataaatacatataatttaaaatcagtaaattaatataacaagaaaatttattataaagaaacACATGCTAAATACTTGGTGTAGAATTTAGTAAATGATGCTTTTATAAGAAATACGATTTCTTTTGTAGCACATATGTaagaaatacttttttttttttatatctaacaacattaaagtttttttatatttaataatttttaaaaattattaaattttccactgcattaaaataataaatactaaagaaaaaaagtagtacaacattttctttttctaaaattttctccaataattaataattataaaaaataatcaaaagaataataaaattattaatttattaaatattaaatataagagtCAAATGTCATGATTCTAACATACTAAGTAACTACGGTGGCAGAAAGATGCTTTTAGTGAAgaattgaatattaatttcaaacaAGGGGATGAATCaaattaatcttattgattgattcacctaagttatttttctcatcaaattttttttttcttttagatgtACAGTCAACCTTTTTCAACCTTGTTGTCCCATGCatatctttctatatatatgaaatttaaacaaaatccTTAAAGATTTAGGATTTCTATAAAATCTTGACTTATATTGAGTTGTATTTGTTATCATAAATgaacttttattaatataaaaattaattcatggACAATAAATTCATTATAAGCCTATTTTATAAGGCCTAttagctcttaattaattagcaTTTAGTTAGTCCCAATATATAAGAGTTTAAACCCAATGCTTAAGTCTCATTTTAATCATCACTCAAAATCTATTTGTATGTGACCTAAAAGGTTCATAACATGTTGACAATGaatatgaattatgaattaaattcttttagttcaatgttaattttctaatttaacttAGTCCATATTTATAGATCAAGATTAGCATATAAAAATGTATCATGACCatctaaatatatagaaatgaTTAAAGGGCTTTAATTAGCCTTTGCAGTGAATAAATCTTACAATGTAATTCAGTTCTTTCATTGTACTTCTATCCCAATTGATTCAAAGAGCATGGATGTAAGTATCAACTCTATAATTAAACCAATCATATTTATTCTTGATAACTGCATATAACATCTTGagatctatgaaacacttttTATAATCTTCATTCAAACAACCTTGGCCATAGATTtccatgttaaaacatatcaaCAATCATCAGAATAAGGTCTCATGATATATTACCTTGggcaatgaattctttattgataacttattatcttcatatgactctTATTATACCCAATAACTCTCCCTTGAGCATTCCATAGATAGGAGAACATAAGATAGCCTCAAAATATAGTAGTTCTCATATAAGACAATATATTGTTATCTCAAATCTAATGATCACGTCTTATATGATTGTCACAAGAGTATTGTCCATAGACACTTGGAGTAAATTTCATATGGACTACTCAGTGGTATCgtgtttaatgaattttttcttataacaaGCACTCATATGCTTGTCTTGGAATCTCTATTCCTCAATCTTATGAGATAGATTGCTTACTTTACaagtaagtgataacacaTTATGATAGTCTTAAGTGTTTAATCAATATCCAatgatcaatatctaattcttaatcaaaCATCGACTATGAACAAATTTTAGGAACGTATGTATGAGAAcgtcatcattataaactcgctttataatttctcttacatttgtatttatattatatgttttcATCTCTAACGGTTTAGATTATTTCTTGATAGTACTTAATTACTCATATCATTAGAGTCGAACAATGCCTTTAGTATGATTGCATGCCATCGATTgtaatgtataaattaatatagattATCTGACAACTCCTTGTCTATAGGGCATACTCTAACAATCTCCCACTTGCACTAAAGCATTATCAAAGTCAATCATCATAATATCCAATACCAAACTCTTTCTTATGATGATCGTGTTCTTACTAGGTCAAATGGCCTTGTTGAAGGATCAACTTTATTATCCCCAATGGGTatctattttatctttatatttactaataagtcATTTATTGGTAATGCtttaatacaatattttaGATTCCAAATGAGACCTTGATTCTTTAAAAATGGCTTTATTGTTTCTCTAACTCTTTAAATCATTAATACTTAAAAACCACACCTTAttcttgaaaaagaatattaaagatCTAAATATCTCAAATATAATGAGATGTATTGAGCTTAAGTTGTAAGAATGGCCTTTTTGAAACTCTTTCCAAAAAATCATGTTTTccttaaaaatgaaatgaatctATCTTGTGAGTTTATTCTATGTGATTCACAATCAAAATCTAGAATAATCATAAAGTTTAGTACATAACATGACATATGTTCATAATAGAATATTGTGTTTTCGCATAAATCATTCTATCAATAACCTTTCTCAATGAGTGTTTATAGCAtgtttttttttggaaaaagatATGTCATAAGAAATCGCTAagaatctttctttgattcttCCATGTTAAATCATTTAACATACATGTCTATGTACATGAAGTTTAGAACTTACTGAGATTTGTCAGCATATATGTCTATGTACAATAAGTTTCCTATTACCCTACAATTCTAGAAGAGGACCTTCATAGGTTAAGCTTATATGGCTTCCTAGTTACTCTTTTTGACAAAGTAAGTTTGAATCTATCTTGCTTAGCTTtggttttccttttcttgatcaTACTCCAATTCTCTTCTTCATTGTCCACTTCGTCAGCccatgaaatattttttttgagcTTGGATTGCTCTcaccaaattgattatttacgGTAGGAGGCTCGTGCTAAGCTTCTGCACCATTCCCATCTACCAATATGCTTTCACATGATCACCAACAGCCACAGGGTCCTTATCCGACTGTTTATCTGCTCTTTGATGTAACTGTTGAGATATGATAACATAATGTTTGATGCAAGTactgatataataaaatattttgttatccTCCATATCAGATTaggtaatattttaattaatgtttgatatgtaaaaaaaaaaaaaaattctgctCCATGCCAACAAATGGTATCGGAGCTTTCTTGATCTTGCGGGACTGTGTGAGTGTCTAaagataaatctaaaaaaaaaaaatatttttttcttagttgatttgcttcatcttttctctttttcaataACATCTAGCAGCACTCCTCTTGCACCTCCTCACATTAATGGCAAAAACTATCATGTATGGGCTGTAAAAATGAAGGCTTATCTTAGAGGTCTTGGACTATGGTAGTATGTGGAAGAGGATAGAGCTATTCCTCTTCTGAGACAGAACCCAATGCTGCATCAAATAAGGCAGCATGAAGAAGAAGTTGTCAAAGCTTTAAAGGCCCTGTCCTACATTCATGCAGTTGTTTCAGATCCTATATTCACCAAGATCATAGCTTGTGAATCAGCACATGAAGCTTGGGAGAAATTGAAGACAGAATTCCAAGGATCTGATAAGACAAGACAAATGCAAGTTTTTAATCTGAGAAAagaatttgagttgttaaagATGAAAGATGCAGAGAAGGTGAAGGACTATGTGGATAGAGTCATGAAGATAGTCAATCAGATAAGGTTGCTGGGAGAAGAGTTGGAAGAGAGGAGAATTGTTGAAAAGGTTATGGTGACTCTTCCAGAAAAATTCGAAGCAAAAATTTCTTCTCTTAGGAACGCTTGGGACATGTCTCAAATAACTTTGCCAGAGCTAACAAATGCTTTACTGGCTGTTGAACAAAGAAAAGCACCCAGGGAAGAAGAAAGTGTAGGAGAAAAGGCACTTGCAGCAGTACAAAAGATGAGTTCACAAGAAGGAGGATCAAAGAACCAAACTGTTCACAAGAAGggaaagaacaagaaaattgGAAGATGGAGAAGCAAAAAGGATAAATATCCACCTTGTCCCTACtgcaaaaaatcaaatcacaCAGAGAACTATTGTTGGTTCCGGCCTGGTGCTCAATATAAGATTTGTAAACAATTTGGTCACACTGAGAGGGTATGTACCATAAGAAATGACCAGCAGACACAGGCACAACCAGCTCAAAcaacagaaaataatgattattaaGAGGAGAAGTTGTTT
This window harbors:
- the LOC125369880 gene encoding uncharacterized protein LOC125369880 codes for the protein MICKSSSTPRMLLEMQGPSCGDSHIWEASRSMLKNSPTLFEIPNYTDEEALFTFTDGLKIWTRLELERRGVQDLNTVVAVAESLIEIRRQERHKPDQERNGNGKSGGERHHKKEGFYKFDKPSEEGIHGNKDDKGGERQRLKCFFCDGPHKARECPTKSKLSVLVEEREEHQRVQEESKMGSLQLLSAKGRLFVEVKVGGCTVEALLDTGANNNFLEAKEAERLNIKYTKEQGWLKAINSTPSATRGFVRDVKVSLSEWSGLLDFSIITMDDYKMVLDIEFLDKVNAFPLPFTNTMCILEQGNTCMVPLK
- the LOC107260986 gene encoding uncharacterized protein LOC107260986, whose product is MLHQIRQHEEEVVKALKALSYIHAVVSDPIFTKIIACESAHEAWEKLKTEFQGSDKTRQMQVFNLRKEFELLKMKDAEKVKDYVDRVMKIVNQIRLLGEELEERRIVEKVMVTLPEKFEAKISSLRNAWDMSQITLPELTNALLAVEQRKAPREEESVGEKALAAVQKMSSQEGGSKNQTVHKKGKNKKIGRWRSKKDKYPPCPYCKKSNHTENYCWFRPGAQYKICKQFGHTERVCTIRNDQQTQAQPAQTTENNDY